In a genomic window of Brassica rapa cultivar Chiifu-401-42 chromosome A10, CAAS_Brap_v3.01, whole genome shotgun sequence:
- the LOC117128923 gene encoding uncharacterized protein LOC117128923: MDNTITLFHCGLPKANIKRALNQIQELAVLISAIKMELLGEEVNFEDISPFEVKFAEGLPKTKFPYNCGIFVVKMLECRSLGLKSMANINDETAMDLRSKLCCEIFDQFMDKDFQEGQRK; the protein is encoded by the exons ATGGACAACACAATCACACTCTTCCATTGTGGTCTTCCAAAAGCAAATATCAAACGTGCTCTTAATCAAATCCAAGAACTGGCAG TGTTGATTAGTGCCATAAAGATGGAACTTCTTGGTGAAGAGGTTAATTTCGAAGATATCAGTCCATTTGAAGTTAAGTTTGCAGAAGGGCTTCCAAAGACAAAATTTCCATACAACTGTGGTATTTTTGTTGTGAAGATGCTGGAATGCAGGTCACTGGGATTGAAGAGCATGgctaatataaatgatgaaaCTGCGATGGACTTACGAAGCAAGCTATGTTGTGAGATCTTCGACCAGTTTATGGATAAAGATTTCCAGGAAGGTCAAAGGAAGTGA
- the LOC117128921 gene encoding uncharacterized protein LOC117128921 — MGDSVPLKLALPELKYPIGSQPKEKSAINQYSGSDYISIVKSILKPDEMIRVRGSFLGPVMKLSERGLKLSAKIVYAILTRSIVSVKENEAWFHFGAQPMRFSIREFHMMTGLKCSGALEGPRRETERFNWELLKGRSHKLSDVVDQLRNTREDASEERICLAMLILVESILLRKSKGGSFPLEYAKNAQDMTYPWGKEAYIVLLKSIQNAVANHLENKSKFELQGYPLVFLLWILESIPLLRNKFSKCVPTVEVPGPTYLCEKYTEIENPSLDRVLQVEADTKLKVHCILPSIPHDPEDDISIEDKYSDELETVKDVTKKGYKITADDWENRCVDTFDTLDALIQMMANKETGQASTPIDEDSVNEKVNRIITVMEENLKSMKDRMSLLEEENIHLRARVSELEGNSNVFPTNVTQKVNSQNIFFYICIFKYFLEDLVHILECLPNI, encoded by the exons atgggAGATTCAGTACCTCTAAAACTAGCACTGCCAGAGCTGAAGTATCCTATTGGTTCACAGCCAAAAGAAAAGTCAGCAATCAACCAATACTCTGGTTCAGATTATATCTCTATTGTCAAAAGCATCCTAAAACCAGATGAGATGATAAGAGTCCGAGGATCATTTCTGGGACCTGTAATGAAGCTCAGTGAGAGAGGATTGAAGTTATCAGCAAAGATAGTCTACGCCATTCTCACTAGAAGCATCGTTTCTGTCAAGGAGAATGAAGCCTGGTTCCATTTCGGTGCGCAGCCAATGaggttctctataagagaattTCATATGATGACAGGCTTGAAATGTAGTGGTGCATTAGAAGGACCACGAAGGGAAACCGAGAGATTTAATTGGGAATTGCTAAAGGGGCGTAGTCATAAGTTAAGTGACGTGGTGGACcagctcagaaacacaagagaagatgcttctgaGGAGAGAATATGCCTCGCAATGCTCATCCTGGTAGAGAGCATATTATTGCGGAAGAGCAAAGGAGGGAGTTTTCCTTTGGAATATGCGAAAAATGCACAGGATATGACATATCCATGGGGAAAAGAGGCTTACATTGTGCTCCTGAAGTCAATTCAAAACGCTGTCGCGAATCATTTGGAGAATAAATCCAAATTTGAGTTGCAAGGTTATCCTCTAGTATTCCTTCTTTGGATACTAGAGTCGATTCCTTTGCTAAGGAATAAGTTCAGTAAGTGTGTACCAACAGTTGAGGTTCCTGGGCCGACTTACTTGTGTGAAAAATACACTGAGATAGAGAATCCATCACTTGATAGGGTTTTACAGGTTGAAGCTGATACAAAG CTGAAGGTCCATTGCATACTACCTTCTATTCCTCATGATCCAGAAGATGATATCTCCATTGAAGACAAATATAGTGACGAGTTGGAAACAGTGAAAGATGTAACAAAGAAAGGGTACAAGATTACAGCCGATGACTGGGAAAATAGGTGTGTAGACACATTTGACACATTGGATGCTCTTATTCAAATGATGGCAAATAAGGAGACTGGCCAAGCTTCTACTCCGATTGATGAGGATTCAGTAAATGAAAAAGTGAACAGGATCATCACGGTAATGGAGGAGAATCTGAAGAGCATGAAGGATCGAATGTCATTactggaagaagaaaacatacatCTTAGAGCTCGTGTGTCAGAGTTGGAAGGAAACAGCAATGTTTTTCCCACTAACGTGACACAAAAGGTAAATTCTCAAAACATCTTCTTTTACATTtgcattttcaagtattttttggaAGATCTTGTACATATTCTTGAATGCCTTCCTAATATTTGA
- the LOC117128920 gene encoding uncharacterized protein LOC117128920 isoform X2: MSHTQPSSGTPLSPMSHTQPSSETPLSPMSQQPNLTHEETMIESAASPKSQQNEDYTQSSSETPLSPMSQQPNLTNEDTMNESDDETPALDTQVFSPNLTKEKETETSTGERPSNPNQDGKPDDEIVIESPAAQTQVLQKETLEMNETPSSPISPKSIEAQVFTPIQKQQTVTEETYEATQPLTEIISANNKKEDTHAVHYRPSSPLSSLIALVIEENKNALSETETATQYFSTSEGEHSQSSRKNQAEEYLKDTTEPTTELVSTDVSKTQPLTPQTQHLQTSEGDQSDETPSEQNQAEENLKDTTEPTTELVSTYVSKMPPITQQTEHLQTSAIDFSEKNEVEVSRLLAHFQIGAEVEILSTDDEIWYPGKVVDLKLCEGLEELTVEYTTLFTDQHRLQKLQDTITADKIRPATPTSDQKSFEMMDKVEAFYNNGWSSGQISMVLGDNTYSVCLYTSMETILFKHSDLRIHREWKDGVWKMADKVKPDKKRKAAASSQNSGMDNVFLRRSERVPKRSRDTKTPFKSDRNPALTVIPEIIPAVDPFSTPAEHKLSRLQNWMTLKPGMHETSLSINDNKIRKSFFQSMENAKKDLKKEHIDGAFAMLNCRRNENAAWFHNYKIPKACFLPMEFLHCLLSDDLAYKKEKVKGKKIFNDLFKDTVRGKVYPEKTWGEDVDVVYGITLGKKSNVWIGMEIHLKKKRITVYDCFQKESNSIDIPQVKKLAVLISNLLVESSGDEVDKVKMIPFEIEQAQGLPKTKHPFNCGIFLVKILECQSLKIGDMTKINDDNALELRRTLSCEIFNQFVDESFGK, from the exons atgtctcacacGCAACCATCCAGTGggacacctttatctccaatgtctcacacgcaaccatcgagtgagacacctttatctccaatgtctcaacagcctaatttgacacatgag gagACAATGATTGAATCAGCTGCATCTCCAAAGTCTCAACAAAATGAG gaTTACACGCAATCATCGAGTGAGacgcctttatctccaatgtctcaacagcctaatttgacaaatgag gacacaatgaatgaatcagatgatgaaactcctgcccttgatactcaagtattctctcctaatctgacaaaagag aaagaaacagaaacGTCTACCGGTGAGAGGCCATCCAATCCTAATCAAGATGGAAAACCAGATGATGAG attgtgatTGAGTCACCTGCTGCTCAGACTCAAGTTTTGCAAAAAGAAACACTGGAAATGAATgagacaccttcttctccaatatctccaaagagtattgaggctcaagtttttactccaattcagaaacagcag acgGTAACAGAGGAAACGTATGAGGCTACACAGCCATTGACTGAGATCATTTCAGCAAACAATAAAAAG GAGGATACACATGCTGTGCATTACAGACCTTCCTCTCCATTGTCTTCACTAATTGCACTAGTtattgaagaaaataagaatgctttg agtgagacagaaactgcgacccaatatttttctacaagtGAAGGAGAGCATTCACAATCAAGCAGAAAGAATCAAGCGGAAGAATATCTCAAGGATACTACAGAACCTActactgagctagtttccacaGATGTTTCGAAGACACAGCCTCTTACTCCGCAAACACAGCACCTTCAGACAAGTGAGGGAGATCAATCCGATGAGACACCATCAGAGCAGAATCAAGCAGAAGAAAATCTCAAGGATACTACAGAACCTActactgagctagtttccacaTATGTTTCGAAGATGCCGCCTATTACTCAGCAAACAGAGCATCTTCAGACAAGTGCTAtagatttttcagaaaaaaacgaG gTTGAAGTAAGCAGGCTTCTAGCTCACTTTCAAATAGGCGCAGAGGTTGAAATTTTGTCTACTGATGACGAAATATGGTATCCAGGAAAGGTTGTTGATCTTAAACTGTGTGAAGGACTAGAGGAGCTGACAGTTGAGTACACGACACTCTTCACAGACCAACATAGACTTCAGAAACTTCAGGATACTATCACGGCTGACAAAATACGTCCTGCAACACCAACTAGTGACCAAAAATCCTTTGAGATGATGGATAAGGTAGAAGCCTTCTACAACAATGGCTGGAGCAGCGGACAAATTAGCATGGTACTTGGTGATAACACATACTCGGTGTGTCTCTATActtctatggaaactattctatTCAAACATTCAGATTTGCGAATTCATAGAGAATGGAAAGATGGAGTCTGGAAGATGGCAGATAAG GTGAAGCCtgataagaaaaggaaagctgctgcctcatcacaaaattcaggaatggataatgttttcctaagaaggAGCGAGAGGGTGCCTAAACGATCTAGAGACACAAAAACTCCATTCAAGTCTGACAGAAATCCGGCTTTAACTGTAATACCTGAGATTATACCTGCAGTTGATCCGTTTTCAACTCCTGCGGAACATAAGCTTTCAAGGCTTCAAAATTGGATGACATTAAAGCCCGGCATGCATGAAAC GTCCCTATCAATCAATGATAATAAGATaaggaaatctttctttcaaagcatggaaaatgcaaaaaaggaccttaagaaagag cacaTTGATGGAGCCTTTGCAATGCTAAATTGCAGAAGAAATGAGAATGCTGCTTGGTTCCACAACTACAAGATTCCAAAGGCGTGCTTCCTACCTATGGAGTTCTTGCATTGCTTGCTCTCTGATGATTTGGcttacaagaaagaaaaggtCAAAGGTAAAAAGATTTTCAACGATTTATTTAAAGATACTGTGAGAGGGAAGGTATATCCAGAGAAGACATGGggagaagatgttgatgttgtGTATGGGATTACTCTTGGAAAAAAAAGCAATGTCTGGATTGGGATGGAAattcatttgaagaagaaaagaatcacagtatatgattgttttcaaaaggaaagcaaCAGCATTGATATTCCTCAAGTGAAAAAGTTGGCAG TGTTGATTTCTAATCTGCTGGTGGAATCTTCTGGTGATGAGGTAGATAAGGTGAAGATGATTCCATTTGAGATTGAGCAGGCACAAGGTTTACCCAAGACAAAACATCCTTTCAACTGTGGGATATTTCTTGTCAAGATTCTGGAGTGCCAGTCATTGAAGATAGGAGACATGACAAAGATTAATGATGACAATGCATTGGAGCTAAGGAGAACCTTGTCTTGTGAGATCTTCAACCAATTTGTGGATGAGAGCTTTGGGAAATGA
- the LOC117128922 gene encoding uncharacterized protein LOC117128922, which translates to MGDPLPLRLALPELRYPIGSEPEKTISINQHSIVAYIKTVKEILGNDEFNRIRGTFLGPVIKLGERSLKLSAKIVHAVLTKSIKTVKRHEAWFHFGAQPMRFSIREFHMVTGLKCSGEAREPREGTEKFKWDFLKGRTHTVKDVEKQLRNTREDASDERFCLAMLLLIESILLQKSLLDGGTTFTLDYVKIAQDMDVLMTYPWGRTAYNLLLKSLQRAVDKSLDKNNYDLQGFPMAFLIWILESVPLLQYAFSQVVPILSVQPSTPIFLCEKYLQIASPQLIDVLLIEIKDHVSFYIIFFLFLFCLMILHLKANYFYGFSLRSHASYLLFLMIQKLMFAWETKLIKIWMTWPIYPREVISLKLEIGETCQ; encoded by the coding sequence atgggAGATCCATTACCATTAAGACTAGCACTGCCTGAGCTGAGGTATCCGATTGGATCAGAGCCAGAGAAGACGATATCGATAAACCAACACTCGATAGTTGCTTATATCAAAACTGTTAAGGAAATTCTAGGAAATGATGAGTTCAACAGAATAAGAGGGACGTTTTTGGGACCGGTGATCAAGCTTGGAGAGAGGTCTTTGAAATTATCAGCTAAGATAGTGCACGCAGTTCTCACCAAAAGCATCAAGACAGTGAAGAGACACGAAGCATGGTTCCATTTTGGTGCTCAGCCAATGaggttctctataagagaattCCACATGGTGACTGGTTTGAAATGTAGTGGTGAAGCAAGAGAACCACGAGAGGGAACCGAGAAATTTAAGTGGGACTTCCTAAAAGGGCGTACTCATACAGTAAAGGACGTGGAGAAGcagctcagaaacacaagagaagatgcttctgatGAGAGATTCTGCCTTGCAATGCTCCTCCTGATTGAGAGCATACTACTACAGAAGAGCCTTCTCGACGGTGGCACAACTTTTACTTTGGATTATGTGAAAATAGCGCAGGATATGGATGTCTTGATGACATACCCATGGGGGAGAACAGCTTATAATTTGCTGTTAAAATCACTTCAGAGAGCTGTCGACAAAAGCCTCgacaaaaacaattatgattTGCAAGGGTTCCCTATGGCATTTCTTATATGGATACTTGAGTCAGTACCTTTGCTACAGTATGCATTCAGTCAAGTTGTTCCTATTCTGAGCGTTCAACCGTCTACCCCAATATTTTTGTGTGAGAAGTACCTTCAAATAGCTTCTCCACAGCTGATAGATGTTCTCCTAATTGAAATCAAAGATCATGTaagtttttacattatttttttcttgtttctgttttgccttatgattctccatttaaaagctaattatttttatggtttcaGCTTAAGGTCACATGCATCCTACCTCCTATTTCTAATGATCCAGAAGCTGATGTTTGCATGGGAGACGAAGCTAATAAAGATCTGGATGACATGGCCGATTTATCCAAGAGAggttataagtttaaaattagagATTGGCGAAACATGTCAGTAG
- the LOC103848564 gene encoding protein AGENET DOMAIN (AGD)-CONTAINING P1-like: protein MNEITKETPGSPIAQQNIETPVLTPIQTQQETHELMNEIISPNISDTQPNTRARRNLLTEQNKDVESRVQNPFEIGANVEISSQDDNTCHKWYPGNVFGKYLVDGVEMKRKRSVETRVSIDRIRPQPPPERSGAKKSYELMQDVEAFDNGAWCAGKVKVILFDGSCFVSLNNSKEQIYFHHSEMRKPRKWVDGVWEMTKKMEEEQTQSVNPSEGDGDKKGKAKAVACKKNEAAGPSEDGVGKMAKEMEVKQGKSVKPSQDDHAKKGKPHVGKKKKANAQPVDLLPFLQREEKRPIRPRNPPIPVTPEVILPIDPFVTPEFPRFSRLTHWMDLRGIYRV, encoded by the exons ATGAATGAGATCACGAAAGAGACACCTGGTTCTCCAATAGCTCAACAGAATATTGAGACTCCAGTCCTTACTCCAATTCAGACGCAGCAG GAGACTCACGAGCTTATGAATGAGATCATTTCACCAAACATTTCCGACACACAGCCAAATACCCGAGCTCGCAGAAATCTTTTAACAGAGCAAAATAAG GATGTAGAAAGCAGAGTTCAAAATCCCTTTGAGATCGGAGCAAATGTGGAGATTTCATCACAAGATGACAATACTTGTCATAAATGGTATCCAGGAAATGTGTTTGGCAAATATTTGGTTGATGGGGTTGAGATG aagaggaaaaggagtgTTGAGACACGTGTATCAATTGACAGAATACGTCCTCAACCACCACCTGAGAGATCTGGAGCGAAGAAAAGTTATGAGCTAATGCAGGACGTGGAGGCGTTCGACAATGGTGCCTGGTGCGCTGGAAAAGTTAAAGTCATTTTGTTTGATGGCTCGTGTTTTGTCTCTTTGAACAATTCTAAAGAACAAATTTACTTCCACCATTCTGAGATGCGAAAACCAAGAAAATGGGTAGATGGTGTTTGGGAGATGacaaaaaag ATGGAAGAAGAGCAGACGCAGAGTGTGAATCCAAGTGAAGGAGATGGTGATAAAAag GGGAAGGCGAAGGCTGTCGCTTGTAAGAAAAATGAAGCAGCTGGTCCATCAGAAGATGGTGTTGGGAAAATGGCAAAAgag ATGGAAGTAAAGCAGGGTAAGAGTGTGAAACCAAGTCAAGACGATCATGCAAAAaag gggAAGCCACAtgttggtaagaagaagaaagcaaatgcTCAGCCAGTAGATTTGCTTCCTTTTCTACAGCGAGAAGAGAAGAGGCCAATACGACCTAGAAACCCTCCTATACCTGTAACACCTGAGGTAATCCTTCCAATTGATCCATTTGTGACACCTGAATTTCCTCGGTTTTCAAGGCTTACACACTGGATGGATCTACGGGGCATATATCGTGTGTAA
- the LOC103845805 gene encoding NADH dehydrogenase [ubiquinone] 1 alpha subcomplex subunit 8-B, with protein MSSAVDATGNPIPTSAVLTASAKHIGLRCMPENVAFLKCKKNDPNPEKCLDKGRDVTRCVLGLLKDLHQKCQKEMDDYVGCMYYYTNEFDLCRKEQEAFEKVCPLK; from the exons ATGTCGAGTGCGGTGGACGCGACGGGGAACCCGATCCCTACATCCGCGGTGTTGACTGCGTCGGCGAAGCATATAGGTTTAAGATGTATGCCTGAGAACGTTGCCTTCCTCAAGTGCAAGAAGAACGATCCAAACCCCGAGAAATGTCTCGACAAGGGTCGTGACGTCACTCGCTGCGTCCTTGGCTT GCTGAAGGATCTTCACCAGAAGTGCCAAAAGGAGATGGATGACTATGTTGGGTGTATGTATTACTACACCAACGAGTTTGATCTGTGCAGGAAAGAGCAAGAAGCCTTCGAGAAAGTGTGCCCCCTGAAATGA
- the LOC103845804 gene encoding 50S ribosomal protein L33 translates to MGDKRKKTFMFIRLVSAAGTGFFYVKRKSSKGLLEKLEFRKYDPRVNRHVLFTEQKMK, encoded by the coding sequence ATGGGGgacaagaggaagaagacgtTCATGTTCATCCGTCTAGTCTCAGCGGCTGGAACTGGATTCTTCTATGTGAAGAGGAAGAGCAGCAAGGGCcttcttgagaagcttgagttCCGCAAGTATGACCCTCGCGTCAACCGCCATGTCCTCTTCACCGAGCAGAAGATGAAGTGA
- the LOC117128920 gene encoding uncharacterized protein LOC117128920 isoform X1, translating to MSHTQPSSGTPLSPMSHTQPSSETPLSPMSQQPNLTHEETMIESAASPKSQQNEDYTQSSSETPLSPMSQQPNLTNEDTMNESDDETPALDTQVFSPNLTKEKETETSTGERPSNPNQDGKPDDEIVREKLTSESPASQSQVLQKETVEMNETPSSPIAPKSIETPVYTPSQTQQIEREPSDDTPALDTQVFTPNLTKERETQTSTDETPPKTNQGEGKPDDEIVIESPAAQTQVLQKETLEMNETPSSPISPKSIEAQVFTPIQKQQTVTEETYEATQPLTEIISANNKKEDTHAVHYRPSSPLSSLIALVIEENKNALSETETATQYFSTSEGEHSQSSRKNQAEEYLKDTTEPTTELVSTDVSKTQPLTPQTQHLQTSEGDQSDETPSEQNQAEENLKDTTEPTTELVSTYVSKMPPITQQTEHLQTSAIDFSEKNEVEVSRLLAHFQIGAEVEILSTDDEIWYPGKVVDLKLCEGLEELTVEYTTLFTDQHRLQKLQDTITADKIRPATPTSDQKSFEMMDKVEAFYNNGWSSGQISMVLGDNTYSVCLYTSMETILFKHSDLRIHREWKDGVWKMADKVKPDKKRKAAASSQNSGMDNVFLRRSERVPKRSRDTKTPFKSDRNPALTVIPEIIPAVDPFSTPAEHKLSRLQNWMTLKPGMHETSLSINDNKIRKSFFQSMENAKKDLKKEHIDGAFAMLNCRRNENAAWFHNYKIPKACFLPMEFLHCLLSDDLAYKKEKVKGKKIFNDLFKDTVRGKVYPEKTWGEDVDVVYGITLGKKSNVWIGMEIHLKKKRITVYDCFQKESNSIDIPQVKKLAVLISNLLVESSGDEVDKVKMIPFEIEQAQGLPKTKHPFNCGIFLVKILECQSLKIGDMTKINDDNALELRRTLSCEIFNQFVDESFGK from the exons atgtctcacacGCAACCATCCAGTGggacacctttatctccaatgtctcacacgcaaccatcgagtgagacacctttatctccaatgtctcaacagcctaatttgacacatgag gagACAATGATTGAATCAGCTGCATCTCCAAAGTCTCAACAAAATGAG gaTTACACGCAATCATCGAGTGAGacgcctttatctccaatgtctcaacagcctaatttgacaaatgag gacacaatgaatgaatcagatgatgaaactcctgcccttgatactcaagtattctctcctaatctgacaaaagag aaagaaacagaaacGTCTACCGGTGAGAGGCCATCCAATCCTAATCAAGATGGAAAACCAGATGATGAG attgtgaGAGAGAAATTAACAAGTGAGTCACCTGCTAGTCAGAGTCAAGTTTTGCAGAAAGAAACAGTAGAAATGAATgagacaccttcttctccaatagCTCCAAAGAGTATTGAAACTCCCGTTTATACTCCAAGTCAGACTCAGCAG attgagagagagccATCGGATGACACGCCTGCCCTTGATACTCAAGTTTTTACTCCTAATCTGACaaaagag AGGGAAACACAAACCTCTACTGATGAAACGCcacccaaaactaatcaaggagaaggaaaaccagatgatgag attgtgatTGAGTCACCTGCTGCTCAGACTCAAGTTTTGCAAAAAGAAACACTGGAAATGAATgagacaccttcttctccaatatctccaaagagtattgaggctcaagtttttactccaattcagaaacagcag acgGTAACAGAGGAAACGTATGAGGCTACACAGCCATTGACTGAGATCATTTCAGCAAACAATAAAAAG GAGGATACACATGCTGTGCATTACAGACCTTCCTCTCCATTGTCTTCACTAATTGCACTAGTtattgaagaaaataagaatgctttg agtgagacagaaactgcgacccaatatttttctacaagtGAAGGAGAGCATTCACAATCAAGCAGAAAGAATCAAGCGGAAGAATATCTCAAGGATACTACAGAACCTActactgagctagtttccacaGATGTTTCGAAGACACAGCCTCTTACTCCGCAAACACAGCACCTTCAGACAAGTGAGGGAGATCAATCCGATGAGACACCATCAGAGCAGAATCAAGCAGAAGAAAATCTCAAGGATACTACAGAACCTActactgagctagtttccacaTATGTTTCGAAGATGCCGCCTATTACTCAGCAAACAGAGCATCTTCAGACAAGTGCTAtagatttttcagaaaaaaacgaG gTTGAAGTAAGCAGGCTTCTAGCTCACTTTCAAATAGGCGCAGAGGTTGAAATTTTGTCTACTGATGACGAAATATGGTATCCAGGAAAGGTTGTTGATCTTAAACTGTGTGAAGGACTAGAGGAGCTGACAGTTGAGTACACGACACTCTTCACAGACCAACATAGACTTCAGAAACTTCAGGATACTATCACGGCTGACAAAATACGTCCTGCAACACCAACTAGTGACCAAAAATCCTTTGAGATGATGGATAAGGTAGAAGCCTTCTACAACAATGGCTGGAGCAGCGGACAAATTAGCATGGTACTTGGTGATAACACATACTCGGTGTGTCTCTATActtctatggaaactattctatTCAAACATTCAGATTTGCGAATTCATAGAGAATGGAAAGATGGAGTCTGGAAGATGGCAGATAAG GTGAAGCCtgataagaaaaggaaagctgctgcctcatcacaaaattcaggaatggataatgttttcctaagaaggAGCGAGAGGGTGCCTAAACGATCTAGAGACACAAAAACTCCATTCAAGTCTGACAGAAATCCGGCTTTAACTGTAATACCTGAGATTATACCTGCAGTTGATCCGTTTTCAACTCCTGCGGAACATAAGCTTTCAAGGCTTCAAAATTGGATGACATTAAAGCCCGGCATGCATGAAAC GTCCCTATCAATCAATGATAATAAGATaaggaaatctttctttcaaagcatggaaaatgcaaaaaaggaccttaagaaagag cacaTTGATGGAGCCTTTGCAATGCTAAATTGCAGAAGAAATGAGAATGCTGCTTGGTTCCACAACTACAAGATTCCAAAGGCGTGCTTCCTACCTATGGAGTTCTTGCATTGCTTGCTCTCTGATGATTTGGcttacaagaaagaaaaggtCAAAGGTAAAAAGATTTTCAACGATTTATTTAAAGATACTGTGAGAGGGAAGGTATATCCAGAGAAGACATGGggagaagatgttgatgttgtGTATGGGATTACTCTTGGAAAAAAAAGCAATGTCTGGATTGGGATGGAAattcatttgaagaagaaaagaatcacagtatatgattgttttcaaaaggaaagcaaCAGCATTGATATTCCTCAAGTGAAAAAGTTGGCAG TGTTGATTTCTAATCTGCTGGTGGAATCTTCTGGTGATGAGGTAGATAAGGTGAAGATGATTCCATTTGAGATTGAGCAGGCACAAGGTTTACCCAAGACAAAACATCCTTTCAACTGTGGGATATTTCTTGTCAAGATTCTGGAGTGCCAGTCATTGAAGATAGGAGACATGACAAAGATTAATGATGACAATGCATTGGAGCTAAGGAGAACCTTGTCTTGTGAGATCTTCAACCAATTTGTGGATGAGAGCTTTGGGAAATGA
- the LOC103846207 gene encoding uncharacterized protein LOC103846207 → MEINSGSNSYFWWDNWSPLGRLIELTGDGGCIALGIPINSTVERAIQLYKMRLHRLPVFRQIEQEVLKLRNQGLNTLEDVCLWKQENGNFKMGFSTSHTWNITRSSSPKVGWSRGIWIAEITPKFAFITWLAMHNRLATGDRVLRWNPQAITTCWLCKEETETRDHMLFECSYSKEVWKGIIGNLAGNGNGYSWVQVTQVVVNGLQERIPTFLLRYSFQAVVYALWHERNVRRVGESSQPASCLISRIDKLVRNRITSLRKRNGGRYEKAMEIWFGRL, encoded by the coding sequence ATGGAGATTAACAGTGGATCAAACTCTTATTTCTGGTGGGACAATTGGTCCCCTTTGGGAAGGTTGATAGAGCTAACAGGTGATGGTGGTTGTATTGCACTGGGTATTCCTATAAACTCTACGGTGGAGAGAGCTATTCAGCTATACAAGATGAGACTTCATCGGCTCCCGGTATTTCGTCAGATAGAACAGGAAGTATTGAAGCTGAGAAACCAAGGTCTGAATACACTAGAGGATGTCTGTTTGTGGAAGCAGGAGAATGGAAATTTTAAAATGGGGTTCAGTACTTCACATACCTGGAACATCACTCGATCCTCTTCACCGAAGGTTGGTTGGAGCAGAGGTATTTGGATTGCAGAGATTACCCCAAAATTTGCTTTCATAACGTGGCTTGCGATGCACAATAGACTAGCAACAGGGGACAGGGTATTAAGATGGAATCCTCAAGCCATCACTACATGTTGGCTTTGTAAGGAGGAGACTGAAACCAGAGACCATATGTTGTTTGAATGCTCATACTCTAAAGAAGTGTGGAAGGGGATTATCGGTAATTTGGCTGGTAATGGAAACGGCTACAGTTGGGTTCAAGTGACTCAAGTCGTGGTTAATGGACTGCAGGAGAGAATTCCTACTTTTCTTTTGAGATACAGTTTTCAAGCAGTAGTTTACGCTCTATGGCATGAGAGGAATGTTAGAAGGGTTGGGGAATCATCACAGCCAGCTTCATGTCTGATATCAAGGATAGATAAGTTGGTGCGAAATAGAATCACCTCTCTTAGAAAGAGAAATGGAGGGAGATACGAGAAAGCGATGGAGATTTGGTTTGGAAGATTATAA